ATTGTCCAATTCCGTAATGACATGAAAACGCCAATCAGAGAACATTTGTATTCGAAGCTAATTAAACTGATTCTGGGCGATAATGCTTGGCTTGTTCGATATTCGTACGCTAATGTTTGGAACGCGATAGTGCCGCGGTGTCTACAATTAAACAGGTGATAAGTCTCAGCTGTTGCCGATCCCAGTCACAGCACTGACGAACGTCGTACCAACATTTCGAATGAATTAAACGATTAATTCGTGTATGGGCTACGTGTGTAATTACACAGCTGTAAGCTACCGAGGTGTTAATTTGTGCATTCGGGATACACGTGAGCCGACGGATCGTTACCGGGAAGCAATGGAGCGTTCAACGTACCCATTGCCTCGTGTTTTTGGCCTCGTACGACTCGAGGCGAACTACAAATTGCAAACAAATTGGGGAATTCGGGCAGACGTTACTGCATACGTATAAAACGTGTAGTCCCAACTAAAAACGGGATTTGCAGAGCGCGTCGCGCGCGTTGACGTGTTGCACTTTTACAGCGAtggatgttctttttttttataaaactgtcaGTTCGAAAACTGAGTGTTTTGTTTCGTTACAATTAGTTTATTGTTCATCGGAGTACAggaacaaaaatataccttcaatgtatcaataatttatctatatgttaaaataaaaaagctgtcaagtgcgagttagaATTGTGACACTGAGGATTCCCTGTAATTaggctgaagaaaaacaaactgGTTGGATGGCAAATCGATTTGTAACTACCTCCCTGCATGCTTTATGTATGTCAGTCAAAAAACGTTCGTCAacaacattacatttattttctaagcTTATTTtcgggataaaatatagcctatacggattcggaGGAATCcctctaattaataataaaagaaatttcgAAATcagtccagtagtttttgagcctattcaatacaaacgtacaaaaatacaaaagtttcctctttataatattagtatagatatttgttgttatagcgaaACAGAAATACCTAGTCAGCACAAAATCTAATgagacggacagatagcggaGCCTCAGTACCTAATAAGAATTcgcttttaccctttgggttCGTACTAAAAACGTAGATCAGCAGAATACTTCTTAGTATCCGATATTGATTTAATCTTTGATCAAATAAACTCACAAAAGTCAGACTGTTATCTACAATACCTTATCTAGGAAGGAACCTAGGAAGCTGCCAATCATGTTCATGAAAATCATCGCATACTTACGCCTGATCAGTTCCTATCAAAGGGTTATTGAAACAGATTTAGATTATTCTAAGAATAAGAACTTTCAGAATGATTAGTACCTACGCAATCAATAAAACCACCATGCACGTTTAAAATGGCTATTAATAGCTTTTTAAGCATTCTTCAGGGGCCTACCATCCCATCTAAATTTAGTCTTGACTGTTGCGGCTATGGAAGCAAGCCGTGTAATGTAGATATATCTTACCTGTCGATGCGTGGAAACCTTATGGTTATTATTATCATAGAATCGCATTTGCATAggcttcaaaataaaatatttttcttgccgGATCAAACAACGTCATGTTTTAACTGCAATCTTATCAATGCGCCGAGTGCAGTGTACCCAAACACGTATAGTTGTATCAGTTGTTTTTAGAACGCTGCACGATCAGCGACAGCGCACACCAAATGCACCGGTCTTGTTACCTCTGTATTACTtcattatactttattttttactcttgTGTAGAGAAGAGTATCTTGCAGCTAAAACTCGGTCACTTAATCCACCTGACGACAAGTGAACGGTGTTAATACTGTGACAGAACTGTAAACTTCTATCAGATAAAACTTTTGGCCGTTcgtaccataaaaaaaatacctaagcCCTTAAGcctaaaaaaacttgaaatgtCAATTTAAATCACCTGATTTGACGTTGACGTTACTCAGCCAATTTTTCCGTTGCTATCGTTTATATTATCAATCATATTTGGCCGTTAATCTAACGATCACATCGTTACCTTCAACATAGCCGACTTCTAACGGATAGAAGTATTCGTTAGATTACGACGAAGCACGCAACGGGCTGTTGATTTGTTATCTGTAACGACATAACGCAAAAACGCTCTTGTCTTGTatctatgaataaaaataatcatagatAAAAGAAGATTATGTAGGTACTAAGCCTTTTATATTTGATATCTGTTTATACGTTTGTCTAAGGTTTTTTTTCCGGGAATATGTTATCAATACATACTTCTATTTGGTTTTTAGTCTGTAAAGATTTAGATGCTTGTGTATTTTTGCGTTTCATGAGTTTTCATAGAACTATCTAAAAGACTCCACTCTTAGTAAAAAccgaataaaaaatgtttgttcataagtattagaaatcaattaaataaacatagctTAAGTAAGTCTACCTACACGGCATTCTTCACTCAAATTGATGGGACCACTCATGAAAATACTTTCACATTACAGATAcaaatagaataattataagGCCCCTAACTCACATGAAGACGGATTAAAACCAGCTTCCTTTTAGATGCCGGTTATCGCTGGGGATTTTTGCAAGTCGAGTACATCACCTACATACTACAAGTACCTTCCTACTTGATCAAATCATATACATAAAATCCCTTGTCAATCATTAACAATCCAACATTTATCAGGTAAtctgtaaatacataaaatccatgtgtgttaaataaataaaacgttttcaaacttattccttttattttaacagaacatagatttataacaaataatgttAGCCTCAGCATAATAATACACATATCACTTATCCACGATTTTACAAGTAAACGTTAACAGTTATGAACTTAATAACAATGGAATGGCTTAGACCGAGTTCAAACCCAATGGACGACTCCtgcagtaagaaatttaatccatgtgtcgcggggggtttgaaaaacatacaaatcactagcacaaagacacccagagcaagcattagtggatcacacaaatgcttgttttacacggggatcgaacgagcgacacgacgcgcacagtgggttttggcgtggtgGTCTCAACCacttatccgtgcagtcattgtATGCCCATCAGTTGTAACCAAACTCTCTGTGAGCCCCAGTATGTATACCAAACATGCGGTATTGTTTTTCAGTGAGTAAATGAAGCGTTTTGTGAGGTAAGACTTCAATGTGAACGAAAAAGTGAATGTTTCGAAATACAATACATTGCATATTGAAAACCAATCGTATAACACACGTTTGGCTTTGCTAACAGCCTTAGTTTAGGTTGTACTGGTATGCCCAAAACGAAGTCTgcaaaactttttatataaaatctacACTTTTCAGACGTGACGTTCACTTCCATTacttattatgtttgtattatcCTTTGTCACCAGAGCCCATGACTGTTTCTTTTTGTGCATCCACAAGTAAGGTTTGAAGCTCAGAATAAATTTTCTCCAGCATGACCAGCCTTGGTTTTGTATACTggaagaataaaaagaaatattgaaagaaaaCGGAAACATGAAtgtataaacattcaaaaagtattttaaacattgcttatgtttaaaatacttattattttttaatcacatAAATAGCCCTAGGCTGAACAGAGTGGTAAAATCGAAGGCTTGctctgcagtgggacagttatggcttaacaaaaattaaaaataaagtggtaACAATTTATCACTTAATTATCTATCTGGTGTTTAATTTTCCTGTCTGCCTGTTGTAACTTTAGTCTTTAATGTCTTAAAATTGACATTTCAGTATGGTGATTAGCAATTCAGGTTAGTagaacatacaatttttttctctaaaaaaaacaaggaaaaatgtAGTTACCTTAAACAGAGGCACCAATTTGACTGTCTCAGATTCTTGACTACTGggattgttttgtttgattaataCCGTGAGGAAATACAGCACACGATTctgaaaaacagaaaaaatactttgGTTTACTTTGTATGAAATTACATAATGCATGTACTATCagtaaattttataagaaattaaatattgttaataatatcaACCAAACAGTtgatatatctatacttctatactaatatataaacctgaagagtttgtttgtttgtttgtttgtctgtttgaacgcgctaatctcaggaactactggtccaaattgaaaaattctttttgtgttgagtagacaattaatcgaggaaggctttaggctataaaccatcacgctgcgactaataggagcgaagatacaatggaaaatgtgaaaaaaaacaggacgggtataaatcataacttacatcttcttctacccacgggaacgaagtcgcgggcaacagctagtatatacatatgtagGGTTATGAATCAAGTTATACAAAGCTTATTATTGTCTTTATCTTAATAGacattaataacttattatGTTCTTTGTCGACAATGGCCTCCTAAACCATcccattttaataaaatttacatagaatGTCCAGTTTGATCCAtctagcaaaataaaatagcttgatattcttttattttgtattttgtcagTATTGTTACCATCCACTACTATGTGGTATGGAGGTTTCTGAGTCAGCTAGTTCTAGTATAAACCCTAATTGCACCCTAATAACCAGCCATAAACAATATTGCAATTTCTTCTCCTCATGGAAAAGTCTTTCCACAGCAGTAGGACAGCTATCAACTGGTATTatattgtgaaattaatttccttaccattttaatgacttcattaataataacatcatcAATGCTGGACCAGGATATGAAGTTATCTTCTCTGCCGTACACATACTTGACTGAACTCTGCATACACACTGTCGGAATTACTAGTAGCGTTTCTGaaaagttaaacaattaaattaaattaaccaaGAGGTATTTAATCATGTTACTCTATTGCAAGCGAGCCAACTAAACTTTAACACATATGAATTTAAGACTTGGCATTAAATTACTAAGTAGGGaatgaaaataatcatatttagagttattttagacaaaaaacACAATACGAACCTGATTGCACACTGTGAGTCACCCAAAAGAAGACTAGGAAAGACAACACGATAATTATAACTAAAACTGCTGTTAAACTTATACGAATGTACATGAAAGatagaatattgaatattatggCTAATACAAGCGATAATCTAGGCCAGAATTTAGATGTTTTCTCAATATTCTTGTAAGTTATTGTGAATTGCCTAGAATTCGGTGAATTTTGTCTTTTCTCAACTTTCAAGGATAGTTTCACGCCATTCACATTATCGTAGTCCAACGTAGTACTTGagttaatcatatttttatttaaaaacataaaattgtcaCAAGTTAATAactttgcataaatatttactttttcacAATCGTTTACAGCTGCTTGGCCTGCTTGATGTTCCAAACATACCGATCGATTTCTGTCATTGAAGTTACTTTTGTCCCTGTTTCACTTACACGTTTAAAAAGAGATAGCTATCACCGCCATCACCAACAAGCAAGTTGAAGTTACCAAAATATTGTCAGTTGACGCATCGAGTCTCGGGTGAACTTCTAAAATAATGCGTTCAtagatttcaaaattaagtAAGTTGGTACAGCGGCCGGGGTGCGTTCTTAGCATTTGAAATAAGTTAACAAAGAAATAaccaaaataaagataattcaACGTTGTACTGAATTTAGGCCATGTATTATACGCAGAATGATGTTGACGCCTTGCACGAAAAAGCTTAAATAAACGACTGGTTTCCTACATCCGATGAAATCCCTTGTAGACACAGCAGCTTTAGATCTTAAATTCATGAactaacaaaaaacataatgtCAGCTACCGTCTTCTTTAGTATTAGCAGCAGCCAGAAACGAAGAAAACAATACTAATCAGTAACCATAACAACACCTCGTACAAATAGACGTCACAAACGAGTAAAAGCGAATTCAATTAATTAGAATTGTATAAATACAGCAgagttacataattattgtaaacttACAATTGGTGCTCAGGGATGGAAAACCTAGACAGTAATGCTTGGGTGTTTGATTCCCTTGTAGGTTTTCTTCACGGCCCGGtatggaatgtcccactgcagACCTTTATTGAGGAAAAGTCTCTGCGTAAGTATGCAAGACCAGTGTCGTCTTACATGCTCACCATCATTTTGTTTACTACAAAAAGTATCATTTAGACAATGATCAACAGATGACAACAATACATCAATAAACCTATTTAGTAAAATAGTTGTCAAAAACACAAAGTAAACGGTTGATTTATTGGATCACCGCATTTCATTAGGCTTTTTATCAACTGATGTTGTGTTTACAGCATTTGAGCCAACGGATGATGGAGAGGTGCTCGATCGACCGGAGTATAAAAAGGTTCACGATGAATACCGTAACTTagtaagtacaaaataatttacttttgtaaTAAGCCTTAGGTACTGCTTTAATACCACAGGACTCAAATGCTTGTAAATTGAATCACgatagttaaatattatattttttcttactacCAGGTAGACGTGATGTTGGGATCTTTCATGGATGATATTGGTATATCTGCTGATCAGTTTGAAGCGGCTTGCAAATTGTCTGCAAGGGACCTTGCCGGTCTCCCAGCTCACTTCCATCGTCGCCTTTTTGAACAAATATGGGCTGCAAACGACTACGAAATGTTCGTCAAAATGATGACGCACAAAAATGTGGAACT
The window above is part of the Trichoplusia ni isolate ovarian cell line Hi5 chromosome 11, tn1, whole genome shotgun sequence genome. Proteins encoded here:
- the LOC113499112 gene encoding phosphatidylinositol N-acetylglucosaminyltransferase subunit H-like; this encodes MFLNKNMINSSTTLDYDNVNGVKLSLKVEKRQNSPNSRQFTITYKNIEKTSKFWPRLSLVLAIIFNILSFMYIRISLTAVLVIIIVLSFLVFFWVTHSVQSETLLVIPTVCMQSSVKYVYGREDNFISWSSIDDVIINEVIKMNRVLYFLTVLIKQNNPSSQESETVKLVPLFKYTKPRLVMLEKIYSELQTLLVDAQKETVMGSGDKG